The nucleotide sequence GGCCTGACCccgagactgtgtgtgtgtgtgtgtgtgtgtgtgtgcaggaggcCTTTGTCACTGTTGTCGCCACGGCAGCTCACCTATTGAGGCTCGAGTCTAAGGGATGTAAAGCAGCAGTGTTCCACAGCTTTAACTCTgctgtgaaacaaacaaagaaataaagaacTCAAATTAAACTCTGGACGCGGTGAGTGAAGAGCGGTTAAAAGAGAAGAAGTGGAGAGAAAGTTTCCTCTGTGGTGACAGCAGCGGGCCGAGCCGTGGGTTGGAATCCGATGAGTGTTGACGGAAAAAGAAAGGAATCATTAAAGAGACGCAGCGAGGTGGAGGGAGGCTACGCTGGCCTTGTTTGTCCCGAGCGGTATTTCCCTTTCTCATTGAGCCGGTCCAAGTCCTGCAGGCGACTCTGTGAGACTCCCGCCCAGCATTGACAGGCAGGCCCGGACCTGCCCGGCCAAGGTCAAACTGTGGCCGCCAAGAACACGCGTACAGCTCAGCCCCGCCCCccagctctgtttgttttcagacgGTTTCTCTGCCTCCACACGGACTCAGCTCACGTATCActttactcctcctcctccacgacgagctgctctgctgctgctctgctgctgctctgctgctgctctgctgctgctctgctgctgctctgctgctgctctgctgctgctctgctgctccccTCACCACCTCAGCATCTCGTCACGTCACAGTAGTTCCTACAGAAATCCTCTGATTAGATTTATCTCGTTTTCTCGTGGTTGCATGAGAGCAGAACGAGCGGCGGCACGTGAGGGAACGCTGCACGGAGCTGGTGTGACATGTCCCAAGCAGCAGTGTAAGCTGAGAATAAGCCTGGTAACTGAGTCTGGCATTCAGAGACCATTGTCCTGTCAGTGCAGTGACTCACTAACCTTTGTGTTACCTGGACAGCAGAACGCTGCAGATCcatcacagacaacacacaggaaaacatCTGCGACCAGAGAAACAGGCCGAACCCTCCAGACTGATGGAGTTACTTCTCTGTGACGTCACACAGAAAGTTCAGGTTTCTGAAAAACACCAATGTCACCTCAGTGTCTTGAGGAGAATTCTTGATTCCTCCTCATGCAgcaggttgtgttgtgttgttgttgtgtttttgtgttgttgtgtctgtggtgttgttgtgttgttgtggtgttgttgtgttgttgtggtgttgttgtgttgtttttgtggtgttgttgttgtggtgttgttgtgttgttgtgctgttgttgtggtggtgttgttgtggtgttgttgttgtgttgttgttgtggtggtgttgttgttgtgttgttgttgtggtggtgttgttgttgtgttgttgttgtgttgtggtgtttttgtggtgttgttgttgttgttgttgtgtctgtgatttCAGATCCAGCCTCTGTCCTGAGAGACGGCGTCTCCACAGCTCCTGATGGTGTGAACGTCTCATTCAAAGGTAACGAAACGTCTTCTGAGCTTCAGGTGATTATAAACTAATGAATCATTATGAGATGAGACTCTGTGCTTTGTGAGACGTCCACACAGTGAAGCTCCGAGTGTgagcagaggagacacagagaagcaaactcctccaccaccagctcctccaccaccagctcctcctccaccagctcctccaccagcagctcctccaccagctcctccaccagcagctcctccaccagctcctccaccaccagctcttccaccaccagctcctcccacaccagctcctccaccaccagctcctccaccagctcctccaccaccagctcctccaccagctcctccaccagcagctcctccaccagctcctcctccaccagctcctccaccagctcttcctccaccagctcctcctccaccagctcttccaccaccagctcctccaccaccagctcctccaccaccagctcctccaccaccagctcctcctccaccagctcctccaccagctcctccaccagcagcacTGTGTAATGAATGAAGTGGCCCTCCCACTGTTGCCCTGGGTATTGTCTCCTCGTTGTTACACAGTGTGTATTGCTCTCTGAGCCTGTGATGGATGTCAGATTACCCCTCTGCCTGTGTCTTCCTGACAAAGAGGGCATCAGCcgacactgcaacacacacacacacacacacacacacacacacacacacaggcaaacatgcaaacacacactctctcactccccAAACAAACACCCACCATCGTCCTCAAGTCGCTGCATACAATGATCTACAAATCTTTGTCTCGACCGCGACGCCAACAACACATCAGTGCCCACGTGTGATTGACAGATCATTTACTCTTCAGCAGCTGTTCTCAGATCAGTTTGATAACCACGGTCACAAAGGTCACACAGAGGCGTCATCATTCACTGAACTCCTGTGAACGAGCACGAGAAATATTAATGAGTTAACATCAACATCAGCTGACGATCaaagtgttttcaaactgttgcacccaacaaacacacacacacacacacacacatacacacacacacacacccacacacacacacacacacacacacaaacacacacacatacacacacacacacacacacacacacacacacacacacacgcacacacacacacacacgtttcagAGATCATGTCAGAGAATAGATTCAACAAACTATGTTATGATGTTGATTCAAGAAACACACATCAGAAAATGTCTATAaaatgttgtgtagacatgttgtgtagtcatgttgtgtagtcatgttgtgtagacatgttgtgtagtcatgttgtgtagtcatgttgtgtagtcagtgtgtgtgaagcagcagattgtcgactcgttcacaacaacaggaacatgtgggggacatcaccaaaacatctggaatctcctcgtctttccaagtggacgtcttcgtcttctgcgcgtctcctcttcttcatcctgagacatttgtgttcttccagtttcacgtccgtcacgtgttagaaacctcagagacacgttCCAGTTCTAGAGGCTGCAAGAAAGACTTTTGTTCTTACatgcagaacatgtgaggaacatgtgaggaacatgtctgtggttcagttcatgtctgagaagctgtaaacatgatcataTTTGAATTATTgcttaaaaatatgaaatgaatcaTAAACAGAACACGGACCTGAACACAGAGACTTTCATGTGGTTCATTACTGCAGGACTTTATTTTGGTTATTTCACATTAAAGCGTCGCTGCTTTGCCTGAGAGAGCGAGTCGTCTGCTGGGATGTGTTTTCCTGACGGTGGGGAGTCCGGAGCCCCACTTTGCTAAGGTAAGTGAACTTTCACAAAACCAGCGCTGTAATAAATCTGGGGCTCCATCCGTCCTCAGCCTGGGTAAGACCCACACAAGTCACCCACTCCGCCCCCCCCAGACCTGCATGACAATGGTACCAGCCGTTACCCCGGAAACAGGCCTTTCATGAGCTGTGTGATAAAAAAGACGTATTCCCGTCTCTTCCCGGTTCACTTTTCACTTCAGGAACCTGTAGATAAGCTTCAGCCTGTGACACTTTCTCCAGTGAATACCAGTGACGTCGTGgggcaacagagagagacacatccTGAATGTAAAGATATTTTCATCAGCTTCAAACCTGAATCATCTGCCAGGAGAGAAAAGACTGAATCtgaaaagaagcagagagagttACACCGAGACATAAATATTATTGTCTCCAGTAACGGACTCATGTCCCcaatgtcttgttttcttccaaCTAAAatccagaaataaaaataataagttaCATAACGAGTGCATCAGCCACGAGGGAACaaaccagaacaacaagaatcaaattaaatatgcataaaaaaaaccaaactacaaagttttacaaaagaaaaccaTCACATCAAATGTCTGACTAACGATTTgaggtcatttttattttttcttccgGACGACGTAAAAACTAATAAACAGATTTCATCAGAGCAGAAGAATGAGACGAGAAAAGATTTTAACAAGTGGATTATGTTTtgcactttcttaaacattttcCAAGAGAATAAATCATGAATCAATAGATCAGACGTATTAAcagactgatatctatgagtgtgtgatcTAACTGGATTTAAGGGACCAAGGTGTTTAAGTGATGactcattgttttctttatgagaTTATTACGAAAGAAAAGGaacaagttttcatttttcagtcaaACCATCGACTATAGGAACAGAAAGTCAGTATCCATCACTTCACTTGACCTCCTCTGGGAGAGGCTGCTCCGTGGCGTCACACTGGTAAACTCGGTGTTTAGCACTTTCAGTTCGCAGCGTTTCTGGGTTGGAACCGGCAGCGAGGGTTAGCGTTTCACCGGGAGGCTCCTCTTACCTGCAGCCGTCAGCAGCGCCCGGGAATAATACCTGCATCAGGTTACCACGGCCTCTCATCTAACCAGCCGGCCACTTTATGATTATGAGCCCTGCAATCCAGCTGGAGGGCCGAGTCCAGGGGGGGCTGCAGGGAGCTCAggctgcggggggggggggcaggaaggGAAAACGCCAGCTCTCCTGTCCAGGAAACTGCACCAGGTCCGGGCATGAGGACGCAGGATTCTGTCCTTCCAGCAGAGTGTTGGGTGTCCATCATACAGAGGTGTAGCGTTACAGCACTTTATCCCTGGCCTTCATCTCTCCACCATCATGACCTCATCAGTGACTCGCTGACTGACGACCCGTCACTTCACagtcgtgggggggggggcagcttcTTCAATTCTACGCATTTGCATTTGATTACTGTGGCCATTCATCTGAGCCTCTGAACAGAGCCACCTTGCTAATCTGCAGCAGGGTCAGATGGTTGGTCTACAGCAGACAGACGTGATATATGGGGCCGTGGGACACTTGTCCCTGTTGGACCCCACACCGACCCAATGAGGGACCACAGATCCCAACACCACAGAGAACAAGAGTCTGACTGAGCACAGACAAAGCCCTGAAAGAGAAACCCACCACCCCCTGCTTCTATTACCCATCGTGATCACAGCCGGAGAACAACCACGTAAATCTCAaagtgaaagacagaaaacaagagtCTCCGTCAACTTTCACGTGAACTGCAGGTTGGACGAACCGGTTAATGAAGCGAAACCCAAGCAACAGATAGAAGCTGTTCTGTGAgacaactaaccaaccaaccaactaactaactaactaactaactaactaactaactaaccaaccaaccaaccaaccaactaactaactaactaactaactaactaactaactaactaactaactaactaactaactaactaactaaccaaccaaccaaccaactaactaactaactaaccaactGACTAACTAACCAGTTCAAATGCAACACAccatagatagatggatggatggatggatggatggatggatggatagatagatagatagatagatagatagatagatagatagatagatagatagatagatggatggatggatggatggatggatggatggatggatggatggatggatggatggatggatggatggatggatggatggatggatagatagatagatagatagatagatagatagatagatagatagatagatggatagatggatggatagatagatggatagatggatagatggatatatagatggatggatagatagatggatagatggatggatagagagacaATGATACAACATTTAGACAAAAATGCATTTAAGCTTTTTTATTGTCAaagaaaagtggaaaacaaaataaaaacagtgaaagaaagCGTCGGGTGTCTCTGACTTCACACAATCAACCATGAGGTAAGACACGTGTGTTTATAAATGTTATTCGATCGAGAGGAgccgacacacaaacagaggaactGTCTCAggagttcacgtctgaaaatGCGAATCCTGCAACTACAGAGTGAAGACTTGTGTTAACATGGGGTCACGTGACACATGTTGTTATTGCTGAGATTTACTGACTCGCTCaacctcctcacacacaccagtacaaaaacacatttcctgctCGTGATAAAAAACGCAGCCTCTTAACGCTGCCACCCTGTCGAGTCCCAAGTGTTGTTCTTGGCACATTGAAGGTCAGGTATTCATTTACGAGCATTTTAACGTCCTAATGGTTCTTTGTCGGAGGAGTTCCCTGAAGCAGGTTTGTGTCCATTTGAACTTTGAAGAGGTGAAGTTCTGGTATTTCCTCAACTCGCCTTAAATCTAATGTTCGGTTAGAAAGTCAAAGAAAGTGGTCACTCCATTTCCTCTTGAACAAAACTATTGTTCATCTACTGGTcctatttattttgaaaatgttaacaGAGAATAGTTAGTTCCAAAAACcccacacacaaaataaacctACAGCTAATAAAGTAAATCACTTCTACACCAAACATCATTTGgcaaatgtttcattttccGTCATGGTGGTTCTGCTGTCAGTTTTTACTGAACGTGTTTCGACCTTAACGCTTCAGCTGAAACTCACTTCGTGAATCTTAGAATAAATGatcttgtcttcttcttcctctttaccGCAGGAGTCCGACATGTggccacagcaacaacacaaacacgtttTAATGACGTAAACACACGGACCTGTTAAACCATTTCAAACTCATGGAACAACCTTGTGGTGAAATCTCACAGTTCAAGAGTTTGTGCCGTTAAAGCTGAAAGAGTCCAAAATGGAAAATGACGTCAGGGTTTCATTTGTTGATATTGTGAGtctgtcgttttttggagacatgagctttgtttgtttttttccaccgcTGCTTCTCATAGTTATGGTTTAAAGGATGTTACATGAATTATGATCTTTTAAAACAACGTTATCAACAACGTGTGATTTACAGTCAGGAGACAGGAGGACATGAGGGCCGTGAGACGTCCAGCGAGCTAACAAGCTTGTCCAGTGATTTTGTTATTAaagattctgttttattttacagactCGAACCAGATTTCAAAATCGTGCCAGTTACATGAAAAAGTCGTATTTATCAGTGTTTCTCCTGCTGGACACGCGTGTGCTCCAACACATGTTAGAAATGTAAAACCTTCAAAGATTCAAATGCATAACAACGATAACTGTGAAGAGTTGAATCGTATTATTGTTGTAATCGTTTTTACTTCGTCTCTTTGGGGGAAAtgctttttttactttgttgtaGTACCTCAGTTGGCCACAGGCTTGAATTGGCAGTGAGGCGTTGTGTCCGCGTTAGCACGTGCATGCTGCTGATTGACAGTTAGCAAACTTGTTAGCTCGCAGAGTTTTTCCTCTCACGCCATATTGAAATAATTGATGTAAAATCCTGAGAGTAAAACGATACCAGCAGGGGGCACACTTCAcggattcatttcatttgaaagtcAGTTTTTGTTCGTCCGAAGTCATTCGGTTCATAAAAAGGTTTCACACAGTTGTTTCCCTGTGttgatgagctgctgctggacatcGTGGCGTCTTCGTTGAATGAATCAGCATCAAAACTTTAATCTAAAAATCTTTTTAACAACAGGACGGAGACGACAcgagctactgtaaaaaaagaatcctCTCCTACTCCACCACAGTAAAGGGTCTTTAGTGTGAACGAGGACCTGGACAGCAGCTGTTCCTCAGAGGAGGGTGTCGATCCGGCTGCTGGGGTCCAACGAGTCTCCGAGGTCAAACAGCTGCTCCAGGTTGACGGCGGAGCTGCACAGGAAATCACTGCGGCTCTGATCCTCTTCTTCGGGCCAGGGGTTCTCCAAAAAGGCCGTGGCGAGGAAGGTCTCCTCGTCAAAGTCCGACACGTCGTTACTCCTCTGGGTCTCCACCAGCACGTGGATGTCTGCTGTCCCCACGGGGGCGTTGGTGGGGGAGATGTGGGTCCCCCGCACAGTCAAGTCCTCCTCCTTCATGATGGGGCTCAGAGGTTCTCCTTCGTCCAAACTCAGCTCCCCGCTGAGGGCGGAGTCCAGCAGGGCGTCCCAGTCGAAGTCCCCCTTCAGAGGTCCAATCTCCTTCTGTTCGTCCACGGAGAGCAGTGGGGAGCTGGAGCGCCGGAGGACTTTGGTCGCACCACTTCTGGAGCCCAGCGACTGTCTCCTCTTGACCCCACCTCTTCCTCTGACCACCGGCCAGGAGCCCAGCATGGTGCCCTCAGCCAGATGCGGGTCCCAGTTCTGGTCGGCGCCAGTTGCCTCTTCGAACTCCCGGAGGAGGCGCTGCGACTCTGGATTGATGCCCAGGCCTGTGGGGCCTCTGGTCGGGGGCTGGGGGTTGACCCTGAGCCTGCTCTGTAGCTCGGGGTTGATCTGGACCGGGGGCATTCGTCTCTTTTTGTAGGCGCCACTCAGGAGGCGCTCGGCGTACTGAGGGTCGATCTTCCAGAACCCCCCCTTCCCTGGCTCGTCCTTCTGCCGCGGCACCTTGATGAAGCACTTGTT is from Paralichthys olivaceus isolate ysfri-2021 chromosome 5, ASM2471397v2, whole genome shotgun sequence and encodes:
- the foxj1a gene encoding forkhead box protein J1-A; this encodes MLSLSCTDPWPEGSVGLEEEVVTAAAQAEERDSVGGSLCLDDSLTSLQWLQEFSILGANEPPQTRTGLFGHQPPGADAPSSPLAGDPASIGMPLTPGKPVAAAHSRMPVLPGIVAHGHCPDDVDYKSNAHIKPPYSYATLICLAMQASKKSKITLSSIYHWITDNFCYYRHADPTWQNSIRHNLSLNKCFIKVPRQKDEPGKGGFWKIDPQYAERLLSGAYKKRRMPPVQINPELQSRLRVNPQPPTRGPTGLGINPESQRLLREFEEATGADQNWDPHLAEGTMLGSWPVVRGRGGVKRRQSLGSRSGATKVLRRSSSPLLSVDEQKEIGPLKGDFDWDALLDSALSGELSLDEGEPLSPIMKEEDLTVRGTHISPTNAPVGTADIHVLVETQRSNDVSDFDEETFLATAFLENPWPEEEDQSRSDFLCSSAVNLEQLFDLGDSLDPSSRIDTLL